In a genomic window of Vibrio marisflavi CECT 7928:
- a CDS encoding 3-oxoacid CoA-transferase subunit B → MKSEANSIIRKRIAKRVAKELHDGDIVNLGIGLPSLVADEVNNNIEVLFHAENGLMGIDSLASLELADPDLINAGAQHISAVQGASYFDSADSFAIIRGGHVDVSVLGALEVDEHGNLASWIIPGKMVPGMGGAMDLVVGAKKVIVAMEHTNKGKPKLLKQCTLPLTAVNQVNLIVTELGVFEVTPSGLLMKEIAEGISIDEVQDKTEASILVDRKTLKIFS, encoded by the coding sequence ATGAAGAGTGAAGCAAACAGCATCATTAGAAAAAGGATCGCGAAACGCGTAGCGAAAGAGCTGCACGATGGTGACATCGTGAACCTTGGGATTGGTCTTCCGAGTTTGGTAGCAGATGAAGTCAATAACAATATTGAAGTACTATTTCACGCCGAAAATGGACTAATGGGCATTGATTCTCTTGCTAGCCTAGAGCTAGCAGACCCAGATCTCATCAACGCTGGCGCGCAACATATCAGCGCTGTACAAGGGGCCAGTTACTTCGACAGCGCAGACTCTTTTGCCATTATTCGAGGTGGGCACGTCGACGTATCCGTCTTGGGAGCACTAGAAGTGGATGAACATGGCAACTTAGCCAGCTGGATAATCCCGGGAAAAATGGTCCCTGGAATGGGAGGTGCGATGGACCTTGTTGTCGGTGCCAAGAAAGTGATCGTGGCAATGGAGCACACTAACAAGGGCAAGCCAAAACTGCTTAAACAATGCACTTTGCCCTTAACCGCAGTTAATCAAGTGAACTTAATCGTCACCGAGCTGGGTGTATTTGAGGTTACCCCGAGTGGGCTTTTGATGAAAGAAATCGCTGAAGGCATCTCCATTGACGAAGTACAAGATAAAACCGAAGCCAGTATCCTAGTCGATAGGAAAACACTCAAAATATTTTCATAA
- a CDS encoding CoA transferase subunit A, with amino-acid sequence MNKLIDKQRFLSLLRDDMTIMVGGFMANGAPETLINLVVKSGVQNITLISTDTAIPNKGVSKLIASKQVSKLLASHIGLNPETGVQMNQGSLDVELVPQGTLAERIRSGGAGLGGVLTKTGLGTIVAEGKQTLAIGGEEYLLELPLKADLALIRGSKIDSKGNIFYNKTTRNFNSLMATAADIVVAEAEHLVALGDIQAESVHTPSLFVDHILEGIIS; translated from the coding sequence ATGAATAAGTTAATTGATAAACAAAGGTTTCTAAGTTTACTTAGAGACGACATGACCATTATGGTCGGCGGCTTCATGGCAAATGGCGCACCAGAAACTCTGATAAATTTAGTCGTTAAAAGTGGCGTACAGAACATCACTCTCATTAGTACTGATACTGCAATTCCAAATAAAGGGGTGAGCAAATTAATCGCCTCTAAGCAGGTCAGCAAACTGCTCGCCTCGCACATTGGCTTAAACCCTGAAACTGGCGTGCAGATGAACCAAGGCTCTCTTGATGTAGAACTTGTTCCTCAAGGCACGTTAGCAGAAAGAATTCGCTCTGGCGGTGCTGGGCTTGGTGGTGTTTTAACGAAAACCGGCTTAGGAACTATTGTTGCAGAAGGAAAACAAACCTTAGCTATTGGTGGAGAAGAGTATTTGTTAGAACTCCCTTTAAAGGCAGATCTTGCTTTGATTCGCGGCTCAAAGATCGATAGTAAAGGAAATATTTTCTACAACAAGACTACCCGAAATTTTAACTCCTTAATGGCCACCGCTGCCGACATTGTTGTTGCAGAAGCTGAACATTTAGTCGCATTGGGTGACATTCAAGCTGAATCAGTACATACGCCGAGTTTATTTGTCGACCATATATTAGAGGGAATTATTTCATGA
- a CDS encoding MFS transporter, with translation MVNKSSKVIFFASLGGVLELYDFIIYALLSSYLSYNFFPIDNKNISLTLTLATFAIGYVIRPLSGLIFGHQGDSIGRKKPFTLTVLMMALSTLLIGFLPTYHQVGMLAPLALIGLRVFQGFSVGGEIPGGITYLSEIAPKNKSTVCSLLFFCLVGGTVLGLCTNLILHSIYTTTQINAFAWRIPFIFGGILGLISFIIRKHLVESPVFESMLKEKTSFETKMPLKQLFKSSPREVVAGLFLTCSGASSVVVFFLLLPTFLGQLQNYPTDYILNSSTLGLTGCCATIVLFGYLVDRFNMPLKLCFGITCLATIFISIYVFQLFEYKVPNLLLPMVLSAISAGLFSSLIPTILSILFPANVRYSGIAFVYNISMATVGGLAPVISLSLIRTTHSVMAPGYYQAVLATLGFVGLWMLKDRRLELKSK, from the coding sequence ATGGTAAACAAATCTAGTAAGGTTATTTTCTTTGCAAGCTTAGGTGGGGTATTGGAGCTATATGACTTCATAATATATGCATTGCTTTCCAGTTACTTAAGTTATAACTTCTTTCCAATCGATAATAAAAACATCTCACTAACTCTAACCTTAGCCACCTTTGCAATTGGATATGTAATTCGACCTTTAAGTGGTCTGATATTCGGGCATCAAGGGGACAGTATTGGTCGCAAAAAGCCTTTTACTTTAACTGTATTGATGATGGCATTGTCAACGTTGCTAATTGGTTTTCTCCCGACATATCATCAGGTGGGCATGCTCGCACCTTTAGCACTGATTGGCTTGAGAGTTTTTCAGGGGTTTTCTGTTGGTGGAGAGATACCTGGCGGTATTACCTACCTGTCTGAGATAGCACCCAAAAATAAGTCGACCGTTTGTTCGCTATTATTCTTTTGCTTGGTTGGTGGTACCGTACTAGGTTTGTGTACAAATTTGATTTTGCATAGTATCTACACGACTACACAAATAAATGCGTTTGCATGGAGAATCCCATTTATCTTTGGTGGTATTCTTGGGCTAATTAGTTTCATTATTAGAAAACACTTAGTGGAATCTCCTGTTTTTGAAAGTATGCTCAAAGAGAAAACTAGCTTTGAAACTAAAATGCCACTCAAGCAGTTATTCAAAAGCTCTCCAAGAGAAGTAGTCGCTGGACTCTTTCTGACGTGTTCAGGAGCGAGTTCCGTCGTTGTGTTTTTCCTATTACTACCAACATTCCTAGGACAACTGCAAAATTATCCTACCGACTACATTTTAAATAGTTCGACATTAGGGCTGACCGGTTGTTGCGCTACTATTGTGCTGTTTGGCTACTTAGTGGATCGTTTCAATATGCCATTAAAATTATGTTTTGGAATCACCTGCCTAGCAACTATCTTTATTTCTATTTATGTTTTTCAGCTATTTGAGTACAAAGTACCAAACCTTCTATTGCCTATGGTTCTAAGCGCTATCAGTGCGGGCCTCTTTTCCTCGCTTATACCGACAATATTGTCCATCCTTTTCCCTGCTAATGTTCGATATTCAGGTATTGCTTTCGTTTACAACATATCGATGGCAACCGTTGGTGGCTTGGCTCCTGTCATTTCGCTGAGTTTAATCAGAACAACTCATTCCGTTATGGCTCCGGGATACTATCAGGCTGTTCTCGCTACACTTGGTTTCGTTGGCTTATGGATGCTAAAAGATCGACGTCTAGAGCTCAAATCCAAATAG
- a CDS encoding LysR family transcriptional regulator: protein MLDKMAFYVYIIRSGSISAAARHFNLSISAGSRWLQELENYFGFPLCHRTNRVITPTQAGKTLYEQFSPIVERSEQITRQLGEFNSIDKGQINIAATPVYANHVLMDKLSDYIELHPEVTFNLNITPWALDHAAENDMVICANASFSGYKEKDVLLVKKELMQCPFVVVASSKYLDKYGTPTQPHELAEHRCLVATSLTGSNQWIFSLDNEEHIMKVNNNIEVNDTDLLLKLALNGTGIAYLPRIFADKYISDGQLSTLLRSYETSIWSLNIFYHPPNKSSAMIGRFKDFLLTP from the coding sequence ATGTTAGATAAAATGGCTTTCTATGTTTATATCATCCGCTCTGGCTCCATTTCGGCGGCCGCACGCCACTTTAACTTGAGCATTTCAGCAGGAAGCCGTTGGTTACAAGAGCTCGAAAACTACTTTGGTTTTCCGCTATGTCATCGAACAAATCGCGTTATCACACCCACTCAAGCAGGCAAAACCTTATATGAACAATTCTCGCCTATCGTTGAACGCTCTGAGCAGATCACGCGTCAATTAGGTGAGTTTAACAGTATTGATAAAGGCCAGATCAACATCGCTGCGACACCCGTCTACGCGAATCACGTACTAATGGATAAGCTCTCTGATTATATTGAGCTGCACCCTGAAGTCACTTTCAACCTAAATATTACGCCTTGGGCTTTGGATCATGCAGCAGAAAACGACATGGTCATCTGCGCAAATGCGAGTTTTTCCGGCTACAAAGAAAAAGATGTACTTCTGGTAAAAAAAGAGTTGATGCAATGTCCCTTTGTTGTTGTCGCGTCGAGTAAATATCTAGATAAATACGGCACTCCTACGCAACCCCATGAGCTTGCCGAGCATAGGTGCTTGGTGGCCACAAGCTTAACGGGGAGTAACCAATGGATTTTTAGTCTCGACAACGAAGAACACATAATGAAAGTCAACAACAACATTGAAGTCAATGATACAGACCTACTGCTTAAGCTTGCGTTAAATGGTACTGGTATCGCTTATTTGCCTAGAATTTTTGCTGATAAATATATTTCAGATGGCCAGTTATCCACTCTACTCAGGAGTTACGAAACGAGCATATGGAGCCTAAATATTTTCTACCACCCGCCGAATAAATCGTCGGCAATGATTGGTCGATTTAAAGATTTTTTGCTGACTCCCTAG
- the iolD gene encoding 3D-(3,5/4)-trihydroxycyclohexane-1,2-dione acylhydrolase (decyclizing), with protein MKTIRLTVAEALAKYLAAQKIEIDGRVEQLFGCAFAIFGHGNVTCFGQQLKNIEDKIPTWRGQNEQSMATAAIAYAKANQRRRIGIATSSIGPGATNMVTAAGIAHTNRLPVLLISGDSYASRLPDPVLQQPENFYDPSITCNDAFKPLTRYWDRIVSPSQLMQTLPQAIDTMLDPETCGPAFIGLPQDVQGFAYDYPEVFFEEKVHRIRRPEPELADLEDAKAVLLNAKKPLIVSGGGVHYSLATDELAEFASKHNIPVVETIAGRATMLQDNPLNAGPIGVTGSDSANYMAAEADVVLAIGTRLQDFTTGSWSVFRNEDMKLIAMNVARFDAIKHRAVPVKCDARQGMRKLSVLLEGWSASSDWSNMAKVKADEWKQLVHKRTHPKQGDLLPGMSSYAEVIGKLNKAMQPGDTVLTAAGGLPAELAMNWQNYQIGKFDIEFGFSCMGYEIAGGWGAKIANPDHDVITLVGDGSYLIQNSDIYSSVLTGHKMIVVVCDNAGFAVINKLQTNTGNESFNNLLEDCRRPDGEVARVDFAKHAEAQGAISEKLASIDEFDAAFQRAKEADRTYVIVVDIDPVSPATWSKCDCWWEVGLPEVTRDDDTAAVVAQWEEGRSNQRRGV; from the coding sequence ATGAAAACGATACGTCTTACTGTTGCTGAAGCATTGGCTAAGTATTTAGCAGCGCAGAAAATCGAAATTGATGGTCGAGTAGAGCAACTGTTTGGTTGCGCTTTCGCAATATTTGGCCACGGCAATGTAACGTGTTTTGGCCAACAGCTTAAAAATATTGAAGACAAAATCCCAACTTGGCGTGGCCAGAATGAACAATCAATGGCAACGGCTGCCATTGCTTATGCGAAAGCGAATCAACGCCGTAGAATAGGGATTGCGACGAGTTCGATTGGCCCGGGTGCAACCAACATGGTGACAGCTGCAGGTATTGCTCATACCAATCGTCTACCTGTACTGCTTATCTCTGGTGACTCATATGCTAGTCGCCTGCCAGATCCTGTTTTGCAGCAGCCTGAGAACTTTTATGACCCATCTATTACCTGTAACGACGCATTTAAGCCTCTCACACGTTACTGGGATAGAATCGTTTCTCCATCTCAGCTTATGCAAACCTTGCCACAAGCCATCGATACCATGCTCGATCCTGAGACTTGTGGCCCAGCATTTATTGGCCTTCCTCAGGATGTTCAAGGCTTTGCGTACGATTACCCAGAAGTTTTCTTTGAAGAGAAAGTGCATCGTATCCGTCGCCCAGAACCTGAGTTAGCCGATCTAGAGGATGCGAAAGCAGTACTGTTAAATGCGAAAAAGCCTCTCATTGTATCGGGTGGTGGTGTTCACTATTCACTGGCAACCGATGAGTTGGCAGAGTTTGCAAGCAAGCACAATATTCCAGTCGTCGAAACGATTGCAGGCAGAGCCACTATGCTGCAAGACAACCCGCTTAACGCCGGCCCAATTGGTGTAACGGGATCGGATTCAGCAAATTATATGGCAGCAGAGGCAGATGTAGTTTTGGCTATCGGTACGCGTTTGCAAGACTTTACGACAGGGTCGTGGAGCGTATTTCGTAACGAAGATATGAAGCTGATTGCGATGAACGTAGCTCGCTTTGATGCGATTAAACATCGAGCAGTGCCCGTTAAGTGCGATGCGCGCCAAGGCATGCGTAAATTGTCAGTGCTGCTTGAGGGTTGGTCTGCAAGTTCCGACTGGAGCAATATGGCTAAGGTGAAAGCTGACGAGTGGAAACAACTCGTGCATAAACGCACACATCCAAAACAAGGTGACTTGCTACCAGGAATGTCTTCTTATGCTGAAGTTATTGGCAAGCTTAACAAAGCAATGCAGCCGGGAGATACAGTCTTGACTGCAGCGGGTGGTTTACCTGCAGAGCTTGCGATGAACTGGCAGAACTATCAAATCGGTAAGTTTGACATTGAGTTTGGTTTTTCTTGCATGGGGTATGAGATTGCAGGAGGTTGGGGTGCAAAAATTGCTAATCCTGATCACGATGTGATTACTTTAGTCGGCGATGGCTCTTACCTTATTCAAAACTCGGATATCTACTCTTCTGTTCTCACTGGTCACAAGATGATTGTTGTCGTTTGTGATAATGCGGGTTTTGCCGTGATCAATAAGCTGCAAACCAATACTGGCAACGAGTCTTTCAATAACTTACTCGAAGATTGTCGTCGACCTGATGGTGAAGTGGCTCGTGTTGACTTTGCCAAACATGCGGAAGCTCAAGGAGCGATAAGCGAAAAACTTGCATCGATTGATGAATTTGATGCCGCTTTCCAGCGGGCCAAAGAAGCAGACAGAACTTACGTCATTGTCGTGGACATAGATCCGGTGTCTCCGGCAACTTGGTCGAAATGCGATTGCTGGTGGGAAGTTGGTTTACCAGAAGTAACGCGAGATGACGACACTGCAGCTGTGGTAGCGCAATGGGAAGAAGGGCGTTCAAACCAGCGTCGGGGTGTATAA
- a CDS encoding sugar porter family MFS transporter, with product MSSGNSTGKSQRNIAYIIKICCVAALGGILFGYDTAVISGAIGPITEYFSLSPAETGWAVSSVVLGSIIGAVSAGWCSLKYGRRNTLFAAAILFAISAVGSALATTFTFYTLLRIVGGLAVGLAAVVSPMYMSEVAPREFRGRAVSMFQQSVVVGQTVVFFVNFLIAKGMTEVWLKDLGWRWMLGSEIIPALIFGLLLFTIPESPRWLVLKGKIDQARLILTRISNRKHADNVIAEIENSLMASRVVKKSQVSLKSPLILSIVAIGTFVAAAQQFTGINVIMYYTPEILKPIVGGTENALFQTTFIGVVFILGNALGMYLIDRVGRLPLMKWGTLGCALSMTYIGFVLYNQSTGYAALFAICLYVVSYATSWGCACWTMISEIFPNSIRSRAMAIAVGAQWCAGFVVTQTFPILNDNPVLKEHFNGGFSFWLFAALSMICMYFVVKFVPETKGVALEDMEQVMAEKLGRVSKENATNKASVQ from the coding sequence ATGTCATCGGGCAATTCGACAGGAAAATCACAACGAAATATCGCGTACATCATAAAAATATGCTGCGTAGCTGCACTAGGCGGAATCTTATTTGGGTATGACACGGCTGTAATTTCTGGAGCAATAGGCCCCATCACTGAATACTTTTCCCTATCACCAGCCGAAACAGGTTGGGCAGTGTCAAGCGTCGTTCTTGGCAGTATTATCGGGGCGGTAAGTGCTGGTTGGTGCTCACTAAAATATGGACGTAGAAATACACTGTTCGCCGCAGCAATACTGTTTGCGATTTCCGCTGTTGGCTCCGCTCTGGCGACCACTTTTACCTTCTATACTCTATTGCGTATTGTCGGCGGCCTAGCAGTGGGTCTGGCGGCCGTCGTCTCTCCTATGTATATGTCCGAAGTCGCCCCGAGAGAGTTCCGAGGCCGAGCAGTCAGCATGTTCCAGCAGTCCGTTGTAGTAGGACAGACTGTCGTGTTTTTCGTGAACTTTCTAATCGCAAAAGGAATGACGGAAGTATGGCTAAAAGACTTGGGTTGGAGATGGATGCTTGGCTCTGAGATCATTCCAGCACTGATCTTCGGCCTGCTGCTTTTCACTATTCCAGAATCACCACGCTGGCTGGTTCTAAAAGGCAAAATTGACCAAGCACGTTTGATCCTAACTCGGATCTCCAACAGAAAACACGCAGACAACGTCATTGCGGAAATTGAAAACTCTCTCATGGCCAGCCGCGTCGTCAAAAAAAGCCAAGTTAGCCTTAAATCACCTTTGATACTTTCCATTGTGGCTATCGGTACTTTTGTTGCTGCGGCGCAGCAATTTACAGGTATCAATGTCATCATGTATTACACGCCAGAAATACTTAAACCTATTGTTGGTGGTACAGAGAATGCTCTATTCCAAACTACCTTTATTGGCGTCGTCTTTATTCTCGGTAATGCCCTAGGCATGTACTTAATCGACCGAGTTGGGCGACTACCATTGATGAAATGGGGTACGTTGGGCTGTGCACTCAGCATGACCTATATCGGTTTCGTGTTGTATAACCAATCAACAGGATATGCTGCACTGTTTGCTATTTGTTTGTACGTAGTGTCTTACGCAACATCATGGGGCTGCGCATGTTGGACCATGATTTCTGAAATATTCCCAAACAGCATTCGTTCAAGAGCAATGGCAATCGCTGTTGGCGCTCAGTGGTGTGCTGGATTTGTTGTTACACAGACCTTCCCGATTCTAAACGACAATCCAGTATTGAAAGAGCACTTCAATGGTGGCTTTAGCTTCTGGCTGTTTGCCGCACTCTCAATGATCTGTATGTACTTCGTCGTTAAGTTCGTACCGGAAACGAAGGGCGTTGCTTTAGAGGATATGGAACAGGTCATGGCGGAAAAATTAGGTCGTGTAAGCAAAGAAAACGCGACCAACAAAGCATCTGTGCAATAA
- the iolE gene encoding myo-inosose-2 dehydratase, producing MSKVQFGISPLTWTNDDMPELGGEIPLETCLSEMSVAGFTGTELGTKYPREPEVLIPLLKKHNLVLASGWYSGNLMKLSAQEEIEAMQPHIRLLKAAGCKAMVYGEVSNTVHGDINTPLSQRPVLSIEEWKTYASKLSEVASYLYSNHDIKLSFHHHVGTICETEDDINMLMEMTGPDVYLTLDTGHITYGGGDPVTMIKRWGHRIGHMHFKDLRLEVMQSARGQDKSFLNAVLDGVFTVPGTGDVNYDEVFAALKERDYQGWLLVEAEQDPAKANPLEYATIAYQNITQYAKKYQL from the coding sequence ATGAGCAAGGTGCAATTCGGAATCAGCCCACTGACCTGGACCAACGATGACATGCCGGAGTTAGGTGGAGAAATACCTTTAGAAACTTGTTTGAGTGAGATGTCAGTGGCAGGTTTTACAGGCACTGAACTTGGTACGAAGTATCCTAGAGAACCGGAGGTACTGATTCCTCTATTGAAAAAGCATAATTTAGTACTCGCTTCAGGTTGGTATAGCGGCAATTTAATGAAGCTCTCAGCCCAAGAAGAAATTGAAGCAATGCAGCCTCACATACGCCTACTCAAGGCGGCGGGCTGTAAAGCAATGGTATATGGTGAGGTTAGTAATACCGTTCACGGTGACATCAATACTCCACTATCTCAGCGTCCGGTGCTATCGATAGAGGAATGGAAGACTTATGCTAGCAAACTATCTGAAGTCGCTAGTTACCTTTATTCAAACCACGATATCAAACTGTCTTTTCATCACCACGTAGGCACTATCTGTGAGACAGAAGATGACATCAACATGTTGATGGAAATGACTGGACCAGATGTTTATCTAACGCTTGATACCGGACATATAACATACGGTGGCGGTGATCCTGTAACAATGATTAAACGTTGGGGACACCGCATTGGACACATGCACTTTAAGGACTTGCGATTGGAAGTGATGCAATCTGCGCGCGGTCAAGACAAGTCATTTTTAAATGCCGTGTTAGATGGTGTCTTTACCGTGCCGGGCACAGGTGACGTAAATTATGACGAGGTGTTTGCTGCACTTAAAGAACGCGATTATCAAGGCTGGCTTTTGGTCGAAGCTGAGCAAGATCCTGCCAAAGCGAACCCGCTTGAATACGCGACAATCGCGTACCAAAACATTACTCAATATGCCAAAAAGTATCAGCTTTAA
- a CDS encoding Gfo/Idh/MocA family protein has protein sequence MFNEERRFEQPIRWAMVGGGRGSQIGYSHRSAAQRDNLFQLVAGAFDLDAQRCKEFGTNVGVSEDRCYSNYQEMFTKESQREDGIQAVSIATPNSTHYEICKAALEANIHVICEKPITFTTEQAEELKALSIEKNRVLGVMYGYTGFPMVQQAREMVKRGDLGDIRVVNMTFAHGFHNIEHEKNDPGLKWRVSPEVSGPTYVLGDVGTHAFYLCELITGLEVKRLSCMRQSFIESRAPLEDNAHVMMEFESGAVGTLWASAVNAGAMHQQKIRIVGEKASIEWWDEHPNQLKYEVQGEAPRVLDRGMGYLYNDVDGVASNRIGGGHAEGYFESWANLYHRFALAFQAADNDDQEALANLWYPDVNAGIEGVRLCEKCVESTDQNAAWVDYK, from the coding sequence ATGTTTAATGAAGAACGTCGTTTTGAGCAACCTATTCGCTGGGCAATGGTCGGTGGTGGCCGTGGTAGCCAGATTGGTTATTCGCACCGAAGTGCAGCACAAAGAGATAACTTATTTCAGCTGGTTGCGGGCGCATTCGATCTTGATGCTCAGCGCTGTAAAGAATTTGGCACGAACGTAGGGGTATCAGAAGATCGCTGTTATTCCAATTACCAAGAGATGTTTACAAAGGAATCGCAAAGAGAAGACGGCATTCAGGCGGTATCTATTGCGACGCCAAATTCGACTCATTATGAGATCTGTAAAGCGGCTCTCGAAGCCAATATCCATGTTATTTGTGAAAAGCCAATCACTTTCACAACAGAGCAGGCAGAGGAGCTCAAAGCCCTTTCTATAGAGAAGAACCGTGTGTTGGGTGTGATGTACGGTTACACAGGCTTTCCGATGGTTCAACAAGCTCGAGAAATGGTCAAGCGTGGCGATCTCGGTGACATCCGTGTTGTGAATATGACTTTTGCGCATGGTTTTCACAATATCGAGCACGAAAAAAATGACCCGGGACTTAAATGGCGTGTCAGTCCAGAAGTGTCGGGCCCAACTTATGTGTTAGGTGATGTAGGAACACATGCGTTTTATCTGTGCGAGTTGATCACAGGTCTTGAGGTGAAGCGCTTATCTTGTATGCGCCAGAGCTTTATTGAATCGCGCGCACCACTAGAAGATAACGCTCACGTGATGATGGAGTTTGAATCAGGCGCAGTCGGAACATTGTGGGCATCTGCAGTCAATGCTGGTGCGATGCATCAACAAAAAATCCGAATTGTTGGAGAAAAAGCTTCCATCGAATGGTGGGACGAACATCCAAACCAATTGAAGTATGAAGTGCAAGGTGAAGCACCAAGAGTGTTGGATAGAGGCATGGGCTACCTATACAACGACGTAGATGGCGTTGCCTCCAACCGTATTGGTGGCGGTCATGCTGAAGGTTATTTCGAATCTTGGGCAAACCTATATCACCGCTTTGCGCTGGCTTTTCAAGCCGCAGACAACGATGACCAAGAAGCGTTGGCGAACCTTTGGTATCCAGACGTTAATGCAGGTATTGAAGGTGTTCGCTTATGCGAGAAGTGCGTTGAATCTACAGATCAAAATGCTGCATGGGTTGACTACAAATAG
- a CDS encoding COG4705 family protein — protein sequence MKNHTASKPLNKVANITIFFWIIKIISTTAGESTSDFLGEHLGTATFITLFLLLAGLIASVFIQIRYKRYVPWMYWTVIVLIAVFGTMLADTIHFVGVPFILTTSGFLVLLLAALAIWHRSENSLDMHTINTPRREIFYWAVIFLTFCFGTAAGDWVANGLHLGFLDAAIFFGVAMLAIPAVLYALGVNSIALFWISYILTRPFGAAGADLLGKPTKIGGFGLGDGTTSVISLIAIVVLVALLTVADRQEMRKEEHVYNQ from the coding sequence GTGAAGAATCATACCGCATCAAAGCCCTTAAATAAGGTCGCAAACATAACGATATTCTTTTGGATTATCAAAATCATTTCTACAACTGCAGGAGAATCAACCTCCGATTTCTTAGGAGAGCACTTAGGCACTGCTACTTTCATCACACTATTTCTTTTACTTGCTGGCCTGATTGCCTCCGTTTTCATTCAAATCCGCTACAAACGCTACGTGCCATGGATGTACTGGACTGTCATCGTTCTAATCGCAGTTTTTGGGACAATGCTTGCTGACACTATTCACTTTGTCGGCGTGCCGTTTATCCTTACAACATCTGGCTTTCTCGTTCTTCTTCTTGCAGCCCTAGCCATTTGGCATCGCAGCGAAAACTCTTTGGATATGCACACAATAAATACGCCCAGAAGAGAAATTTTCTATTGGGCAGTGATATTTTTAACATTTTGCTTTGGAACAGCAGCAGGAGACTGGGTAGCAAATGGACTCCATCTCGGCTTTTTAGATGCTGCCATATTTTTTGGCGTTGCAATGTTGGCCATACCAGCGGTTTTATACGCTCTGGGAGTAAACAGTATCGCTCTGTTCTGGATTAGCTACATACTAACCCGGCCATTTGGCGCAGCTGGCGCTGATTTGCTTGGGAAACCTACTAAGATAGGTGGTTTTGGTTTAGGAGATGGAACAACAAGCGTGATATCACTCATAGCTATCGTAGTATTGGTTGCACTTCTTACCGTCGCTGATCGCCAAGAGATGCGAAAAGAAGAGCATGTTTACAATCAATGA
- a CDS encoding sulfite exporter TauE/SafE family protein: MNVVVDPWFYIAAVPAVLLYGIGKGGLGGALGIIAVPLMALIIAPTQAAAILLPILLVMDGFAVKQHYKNADYQIIRRMLPGALVGVALAGVFMDVMPEYALKLVIGVLSIGFCLMQWLSLASSSKATSQFSAWLWSTLSGFSSTAIHAGGGPASIYLLPLKLAKLNLIATMAVLFACINVAKLVPYSMLGEFDKTNLLTALILMPLAPLGVKMGVLLLHRVDQQRIYQLCYLFLFLSGIKLCFDALA, encoded by the coding sequence TTGAACGTAGTTGTTGACCCATGGTTTTATATTGCTGCAGTTCCTGCGGTCCTACTTTATGGTATTGGGAAAGGCGGTTTAGGTGGAGCATTGGGCATTATTGCCGTGCCTCTGATGGCTTTAATCATCGCACCAACGCAAGCCGCAGCAATACTACTACCCATTTTACTGGTTATGGATGGCTTTGCCGTAAAGCAACACTATAAAAATGCAGACTATCAAATCATAAGACGTATGTTGCCTGGAGCATTGGTAGGCGTTGCGCTTGCGGGAGTGTTTATGGATGTGATGCCTGAATATGCACTCAAACTTGTCATTGGTGTGCTCTCAATTGGTTTTTGCCTAATGCAGTGGCTGAGTTTGGCAAGTAGTAGCAAAGCGACCAGCCAGTTCTCAGCATGGCTTTGGAGCACACTGAGTGGATTTTCAAGTACTGCAATTCATGCTGGAGGCGGGCCTGCGAGCATTTACCTGTTGCCTTTGAAGCTAGCCAAGTTGAACCTCATTGCGACAATGGCAGTACTGTTTGCTTGTATCAATGTCGCTAAGTTAGTGCCGTATTCGATGCTAGGTGAATTCGACAAAACTAATTTGCTTACTGCACTTATTCTGATGCCTTTAGCGCCACTCGGGGTAAAAATGGGGGTGTTATTGCTGCATAGAGTCGACCAGCAACGGATCTATCAATTGTGTTATCTATTTTTGTTTCTATCGGGCATTAAACTTTGCTTCGATGCTCTTGCGTAA